The genomic window TCCCCCTCCGCCTCTTTCGAGAATTGTAGGTGGGTGGGGACTAATAACTGATGGGCGAGGTAAAGGTCGTCTACCAACTCCTTGACGGAGCAGCTCTCTTTCTCGAATTTCATTTGTCCCGATTGAAGTCTCGAAACCTCCAAAATATCATTGATGAGCACCAACAACAGATCGCAACTCTGATTGATCGTCTTGGCAAACAGCTGCTTGTCGGCCTCGTCTAAGTCCTTCTCCGAGGCCAGCAGGTTCGAGAAGCCTACGATAGAGTTCAGCGGCGTACGTATCTCATGGCTCATGTTCGCCAAGAACTTTTGCTCATATCCCCTCATGAGGATAAGCTCTTTTTCTCGTTTCTTCATGTCATTGATATTGATAAGTATACCGCTCACGTCTTTGCCTCCCTCCGCATTATCTACCGCAGGCATGGCGCTAAAGCGGAATTCCCACCATTCATAATCAGATCCGGCGAAGCGGGCACGGCATTGGAATACCTCCTTGTCCGCCTTCCATAAGGATTGCCAAAGTAATTTGAAAGCAGTGAGATCATCGGGATGTATCAGCCTCCACATCTCTTCCAACTCGATCCGTGATGACTGGTCACCGACAGGATACTCGAAAAAGAACTCCTCGTCCTTAAACTCCCAGATGTATATGCCTCCACACTGTATGGCCAAATCCAAGAAGAAATTCTTTTGAGACAGACGGGAGAAGATCATCTTGACTTGCCTCTTCTCCCGCCCATACAAGCATAAGACACCGATTAAAAATACGATAGTAGCTACCTCAAAAACAGGCCTCAGCCTATAATACTCAAATAAGGGAGTATGCTTAGGTAGCAAGTACAACCCCGTAAGCAAGGTTGCTAAAACTAAAAATATATAAAGTAGGTGTTTCATGGTTCTTTAAGTTTACGAGTACCTGCGGGACTCTGGTGGTAAATGGTTTTATTTCACTCCGCTCATTAACACTATTGTTTTTTTTCTTAAGACTATTATTGATTTTCACCAGCTATTTAATAAATATTATTATCTTTGATCTCATAATCAACCAGAGTCCCGCAGGGACAACGCCTACACCTCTTCCACGATTATTTATCTACCCGGCATCTTCCTTACTCGTATCCGTACGGCTACATTCTTGTATCTACGTATCTGCATCCGTGTATCCGTACGGATACGAAGATGCAGATACGTAGATACAAGGACGCAGATACGTAAGTGCAAGAGCGTAACCGTACGGGTACCCGCTTGTATCCGGGCAACAAAAAGCCGGTATCTGGGCGGGTACACGTGAGTACCTGCCCGGATACCGGCCCGCGGCTATCATCCTAGCCTATATCTCGTC from Parabacteroides distasonis ATCC 8503 includes these protein-coding regions:
- a CDS encoding PAS domain-containing sensor histidine kinase; the encoded protein is MKHLLYIFLVLATLLTGLYLLPKHTPLFEYYRLRPVFEVATIVFLIGVLCLYGREKRQVKMIFSRLSQKNFFLDLAIQCGGIYIWEFKDEEFFFEYPVGDQSSRIELEEMWRLIHPDDLTAFKLLWQSLWKADKEVFQCRARFAGSDYEWWEFRFSAMPAVDNAEGGKDVSGILININDMKKREKELILMRGYEQKFLANMSHEIRTPLNSIVGFSNLLASEKDLDEADKQLFAKTINQSCDLLLVLINDILEVSRLQSGQMKFEKESCSVKELVDDLYLAHQLLVPTHLQFSKEAEGDLFIYTDKKRLSQVITNFLTNACKFTNSGYIKLGFKHLRGTDEVAIFVKDSGIGLSEEQQEKVFSRFFKQDEFSQGAGLGLSICQGIVQNLGGRIELSSKLGKGSRFSVVLPVYKGGYV